A window from Shewanella livingstonensis encodes these proteins:
- a CDS encoding electron transfer flavoprotein subunit alpha/FixB family protein codes for MTILVLAEHDNVSLKSDTAKVVSAATAIGGDIHVLVVGADCSAAVSAAQSLAGVSKVLVADAAQYSAQLAENVSKLVVEIAADYEHILAAATSIGKDTLPRVAALLDVSQISEVIEVVSSDTFVRPIYAGNALATVQSLDAKKIMTVRSSAFDAVASTGSAEAVNLSHVIDARTEFLSQSLTESARPELGNAGIIVSGGRGMGSGENFAILEQLADKLGAAVGASRAAVDAGFVPNDLQVGQTGKIVAPDLYIAVGISGAIQHLAGMKDSKVIVAINKDPEAPIFQVADYGLVADLFEAIPALNNLV; via the coding sequence ATGACCATTTTAGTATTAGCAGAACACGATAACGTCAGCTTAAAATCTGATACGGCAAAAGTGGTTAGCGCTGCAACGGCCATTGGTGGTGATATTCACGTACTGGTTGTTGGTGCTGATTGTTCTGCCGCGGTGAGTGCCGCACAAAGTTTAGCGGGTGTGAGTAAAGTATTAGTGGCAGATGCCGCTCAATATAGCGCTCAATTAGCTGAAAACGTATCAAAACTAGTTGTTGAAATAGCCGCTGATTACGAACACATTTTAGCAGCCGCAACCAGTATAGGTAAAGATACCTTACCTCGCGTAGCAGCATTATTAGACGTGTCGCAGATATCTGAAGTGATTGAAGTTGTAAGCAGTGACACTTTTGTACGCCCTATTTATGCGGGTAATGCACTTGCGACAGTGCAAAGCTTAGATGCTAAGAAAATCATGACTGTGCGCTCTAGTGCGTTTGATGCTGTAGCATCAACGGGCAGTGCAGAAGCGGTGAACTTAAGTCATGTTATTGATGCTCGTACCGAGTTTTTATCTCAATCGTTAACAGAATCAGCCCGTCCTGAGCTAGGTAATGCTGGCATTATTGTTTCCGGTGGTCGCGGCATGGGTAGCGGTGAAAACTTTGCTATTTTAGAGCAACTAGCCGATAAACTCGGCGCCGCAGTAGGTGCTTCTCGCGCTGCTGTCGATGCTGGTTTTGTACCTAACGACTTGCAAGTTGGCCAGACAGGTAAGATTGTTGCTCCCGACTTGTACATTGCCGTGGGCATTTCTGGTGCGATTCAGCATCTTGCCGGTATGAAAGACTCTAAGGTCATCGTTGCAATCAATAAAGACCCAGAAGCACCTATTTTCCAAGTTGCAGATTACGGTTTAGTGGCAGACTTATTTGAAGCGATTCCTGCGTTAAATAATCTAGTTTAA
- a CDS encoding electron transfer flavoprotein subunit beta/FixA family protein — protein sequence MKVLVPVKRVVDANVKVRVKADNTNVDTTNLKMALNPFCEIAVEEAVRLKEAGIATEVIVVSVGAKAVQEQLRTAMALGADRAIHIETDEELVPLSIAKLLKAVQEKEQAQLIIFGKQSIDGDNNQTGQMLAALTDMPQATFASEVKIDGDMITVTREIDGGLQTLKMPLPAIVTVDLRLNEPRYASLPNIMKAKRKPLDIIAVADLGVSLRAHQTVLSVTPPVERKAGIMVSSVEELVDKLKNEAKVI from the coding sequence ATGAAAGTATTGGTGCCTGTTAAACGCGTAGTCGATGCCAATGTGAAAGTCAGGGTAAAAGCTGACAACACAAATGTTGATACGACCAACCTTAAAATGGCGTTAAACCCATTTTGCGAAATTGCCGTTGAAGAAGCTGTCCGCTTGAAAGAAGCTGGTATAGCCACTGAAGTTATCGTGGTGAGTGTCGGTGCAAAAGCAGTGCAAGAGCAGCTAAGAACTGCTATGGCTCTGGGTGCTGATAGAGCTATTCATATTGAAACTGATGAAGAATTAGTACCATTATCAATTGCTAAGCTGCTAAAAGCAGTGCAAGAGAAAGAACAAGCGCAATTGATCATTTTTGGTAAGCAGTCTATTGATGGCGATAACAATCAAACGGGACAAATGTTAGCTGCATTAACCGATATGCCACAAGCGACATTTGCATCAGAAGTCAAAATTGACGGTGATATGATTACGGTAACGCGTGAAATCGATGGCGGACTACAAACGTTGAAAATGCCTTTGCCTGCGATTGTGACGGTAGACTTACGTTTGAACGAACCTCGCTATGCCTCATTACCTAATATTATGAAAGCTAAACGCAAGCCATTAGACATTATAGCTGTAGCTGATCTTGGTGTGAGCTTAAGAGCGCATCAAACAGTACTTAGCGTCACACCTCCAGTTGAGCGTAAAGCGGGTATTATGGTGTCTTCTGTTGAAGAGTTAGTTGATAAGTTAAAAAATGAAGCGAAGGTGATCTAA
- a CDS encoding H-NS family nucleoid-associated regulatory protein, translating into MSDFLDILTHGRRFKAAVKELSLDDLRETAAKLEKIITERQEEEKLELEANAERNARIAEILAQIENSGLSIEDLGEVTSSAKTSTKKRAPRPPKYQITIDGELIQWTGQGRMPTVFKQQIDSGKNMSEFLIPGME; encoded by the coding sequence ATGAGTGACTTTTTAGACATACTAACCCACGGCCGTCGTTTCAAAGCTGCAGTAAAAGAATTGTCTCTTGATGATTTACGCGAAACCGCGGCTAAATTAGAAAAAATCATTACCGAACGTCAAGAAGAAGAGAAATTAGAACTTGAAGCCAATGCTGAGCGTAATGCACGTATTGCTGAAATTCTTGCTCAAATAGAAAATAGCGGCTTATCAATTGAAGATTTAGGTGAAGTGACTTCTTCAGCTAAAACGTCAACAAAAAAGCGTGCTCCACGTCCACCAAAATATCAAATCACCATTGACGGTGAATTAATTCAATGGACTGGTCAAGGTCGTATGCCTACCGTATTCAAGCAACAAATTGATAGCGGAAAAAATATGAGCGAATTTTTAATTCCAGGCATGGAATAA